CGAAACTTAACACCTTCAACAAGTTCTAATATTCCGTGTTTCTCTACTCTTATTTCATCTTTGTTGCAGATAATTTCCGTTACTTCCCGATCATAAAAAAACGGCTCTATCGGGCCGTATCCAAGACAGTCATTGCCTAATTCTTCAATGAGTTTTTCGGCAGCATCCTGTCCTAACGGTATGTCGCAAGCAATTAATGCACGGGCTACCACTGTGCGAAGTGTTGAACGGACAGCCCTATTGCGTGAGTCACGTTGTTCTTCGGGTTTTAAAAGCCTTCTTAGTTCACTCTGTACAAAGGTTCTTACTTTCTTGTAGTCACTTTCTTTCAATCCGGGTATACTGCTCATTTCGTAATCTTTTTTATCTTGGCTGTCATCTGTAAGCTCGATGTCGCTGGGATGGTATTCGCCATACTTAGTTGCCAGTTTTTCAATTAAGGCTTTGTCTAACACATTGTTACCCCCTTTCCAGCATCGTTAAAAGTTTTAAAAGTTGGCTTAGGGCTACAGAAAAGTCATCTTTGGGGCGTACAATACTTACCAGTTCCCTTTTATTGTTATGTTCAGCAACCCTTATACTGTAAGGCAGTATATGGTGTATCTCGACACCGAGTTTAGAATTATTTAATAAGTCAGATGCACGAATACCGCCTGGAATACCGGTTTGGTTTAAGATGACAATGGTTCTGTCTTTACAGCCAAGTCTATTTAAGAAACTGATGTTATCTTTAGCTAGGTCCAGACAAGAACGGTTTGGCGTAAGAATAGTTAAAACCGCATCCGATACCAAAGCGGCTGCCCATGTAAGACTCTGCATACCTACAGGAGAACAATCTAATACTATATGTTCAAAACGGCCTTTGAGAATTCTTAGGATATTGAAAATAAGACTGGGTGTAACCAGTGAAACGTGGTCGTAATGCACAACACCGGGAACAACCATTACACCGCTGGAATGTGCTACCATTGCCCTCTGCATGTCCTTAGTGCCTCGTACATCTTCCCAGTCCAATATATTTACTACACATTGCTCGATTGGCAAACCCATTCTACTGCGTACTGCACCAATGCCATCTAAATCCACAATGACAACCTTTTCTGGATTTCCTCTTGCCAATAATGCCGCCAAGTTTGTGGCCACAGCAGTAGCCCCGTTACCGCCCTCCGGTGATTGAACTGTCCATATCATCCCTTCGCCTTCTATTGCTTCGGGCGAAATGGGAATACCATATAATTCTGTGTACTTTTCCTCTTGAATGTCTTCATTTTGGGTATCGTCATCATTTTCGAGCGAACTCCACAGTATTAATTCTTGTGGGGTTTCTTGTTTTTTGGAAAAGGGTTTAAGTTTGCTCAGCATTGTCTATTCCCCCTTTTCATCAGAAGATTGTTGCAGGAATACAGTTACGTTTTTGCCCATTGTTAAAACATTTGCGATTTGCTTTTCTTCTTCCGGTGTGCAGGCAATAATTATTGCTTCGTTATTGTTTTTACTGCGATCAGGGGAATACAGCACTATAGCATTGGTAGCAACTTTGCTTATTTGAGTAGCCGCATTGCCATCGCTAGCTATAAAAGCAACTTCGCCGTAGATATTAACTTTGTCACCGACACTTAAACCTTTCAAACCTCGTGCGGCGTCTGGCGGTAAGTCTACTGCAACTCTGTTAGGGGCAATTGTTTCTAAAATAGCCTGTAGACTTCCCTTGTTTGTAGCAACGTGTTCTTTTCTTAATACTTCATCTCTAAAAACTGTGGCCACTACCGTTTTCCCTACTACATCGTTAACATCGCTGATGGCGTTAGGAGGCATTACGGATTTGGCGACTAGTTTTGTAGTTACATCATTGGGAGACACAACTGTGCCTATCGGCAGTTTATCTCTTGTTACTACTACTTTTACCGTGGGATTGTTAATATTTAGAAAGTACCATACTGAAAAACCTGCACCTGCGGCTAAAACCAGTGCTATCAGTATGTGCAATATCTTTTTAATTTTTCTCATTCAAACATCATGCCTCCAATCTCTTTTTTACTGCTTTGTAAAAAACAAAACTCCCACTTTTGGGAGTTTAATTAAACCCATACAAATTCGTCATCAGAATTTTTCTTTAGTGCTTCTAGTATCGCATTTGCAGGATAGTTTCTTACTACCACTTTTGGCGTGAATTCTTCCGGTTTTGCCAATGGCTCACCCCTTAAATCAATACCGGGTACTATGTTTTGCTTTCCTTCCATGAGCTGGTTCAGCCATAGTAAAGTAGTTTTTCTTTCAGCCGGATCACTCCACGGAACAATGACAAGAACAACTGCATTGCCTTGAAAAGCGGCTTTCTGTGCTAATTCAAAGTCGTCTGCATAGTCTACAACCGTGTAAACTGCTGTCTTTCTGGCCTCTTTAATGAGCATTAACAAGTCGTCTGCCATTTTCATATGAAGTCTTTTTGCCGGATCTACCGCCCATATTTTTAAATTGTCCTTAATTAACGGTGCTTGCGATCCCGGCACTCGCCAGTCGCTCATTATTAGTTCTTCGTCAGAAATATCAAGCCACATGGAAACTGTACTGCAACCGGAAGCCCCGATTACTGCAACTTCATCCCCGTCTTTAGCAAACATGTTTACTGCTGCCGCAGCTAATCTACCTGCTAAAGCAGGCCGCCACGGCGTTACTATCGCTAAAAGCCCTCCCGGTACAATAGCGGTAGGGTTTTTTGCGTGGCTGGCGATTTGAGCAACTGGCAAATCCTTTTCTTCCTCTAATGAAAGCCCCTCGCTGTTTATTATTCTTGCCTTTAGTGATAGAGAAGGTTTTTTTTTCTGTTCTTTAAATATCTTTGTTAGATTTGATACGCTTGATTTTAAGTGATCCAGCTCTATTTTGTACTTTTTATCCTCTTTGTCGTCTATTTCTTCCTCGTTATCCGCTTTTGTGTCTGCTTCGTTTAGTTCTCTGATTATTGTCTGCATTAAATATACCAGTTCATCCCCGCTGATAGTTTCACCTTGGGGGCAGGAAAGAACATATCCGCCGGCGGATTTAACCGTATCTGCCATAACTGTACCCTGTTCATCTAACTCACCTGCAATAAAAAGCACAGCATGTACTTGATGGGTTGCCCACTTTGCTAATACATCTGCTTCCGGTAACCCACCCATAGGACTGGGTCGCATGATAATTACAATATCAGGATTGTAAAAACCAACAGCTTGTTTAAATTCATCAGGGGTAGTGGTTGATGCCGATATTTCCACTAGACCAGAAAAAGTATTTTTAAACCAATCGTTTAAATTTTGGTTTCCCAAACCTAAAACCACTGTTGGGGTTTCTTGTATGGGCAATACCTTGCTTGTAGTGGGGCTTTCCTTGAATTGTTCTTTTTGCTCAACCCTTGCTTCAGGGGGATTAAAAAACCTTCCCAAAAAACTTTCTTTTTTGGTCTCGTCATTAGCATTTTCTTTATCGTAATTAGTTTTTATGGTAGAAAACTGT
The genomic region above belongs to Desulfofalx alkaliphila DSM 12257 and contains:
- a CDS encoding AAA family ATPase → MLSKLKPFSKKQETPQELILWSSLENDDDTQNEDIQEEKYTELYGIPISPEAIEGEGMIWTVQSPEGGNGATAVATNLAALLARGNPEKVVIVDLDGIGAVRSRMGLPIEQCVVNILDWEDVRGTKDMQRAMVAHSSGVMVVPGVVHYDHVSLVTPSLIFNILRILKGRFEHIVLDCSPVGMQSLTWAAALVSDAVLTILTPNRSCLDLAKDNISFLNRLGCKDRTIVILNQTGIPGGIRASDLLNNSKLGVEIHHILPYSIRVAEHNNKRELVSIVRPKDDFSVALSQLLKLLTMLERG
- the cpaB gene encoding Flp pilus assembly protein CpaB, with the protein product MRKIKKILHILIALVLAAGAGFSVWYFLNINNPTVKVVVTRDKLPIGTVVSPNDVTTKLVAKSVMPPNAISDVNDVVGKTVVATVFRDEVLRKEHVATNKGSLQAILETIAPNRVAVDLPPDAARGLKGLSVGDKVNIYGEVAFIASDGNAATQISKVATNAIVLYSPDRSKNNNEAIIIACTPEEEKQIANVLTMGKNVTVFLQQSSDEKGE